From Streptomyces sp. HUAS MG91, the proteins below share one genomic window:
- a CDS encoding cytochrome bc complex cytochrome b subunit, whose amino-acid sequence MSESSARREPPPKSGERLADWADGRLGIYQLAKSQMRKVFPDHWSYMFGEICLYSFIILILTGTYLTFFFKPTAAEVVYNGSYEPLKGILVSKAYDSTLHISMEVRGGLLIRQIHHWAALVFVAAMLAHMMRVFFTGAFRKPREVNWLFGWTLLMLGIVTGLTGYSLPDDLLSGTGLKFAHGAILSVPVVGTYLAYFLFGGDFPGDDFIARLYPVHILLLPGIMLGLVAAHLILVFYHKHTQFAGPGRSEKNVVGAPFMPIYMAKAGGFFFVVFGVLALMGAVATINPVWAFGPYRTDLVTTGAQPDWYLGFSEGLIRVMPGWEINAWGHTLALGVFIPFSLFPLIMMLIAVYPFLEAWVTGDRREHHVSQRPRNHPVRTGLGVAWLVLYAVLLIGGGNDIVATHLRLSINAITWTVRIGFFVAPVLAFVVTRRICNGLQRRDREKALHGRESGIIKRLPHGEYIEVHEPLTRAELYTLNAHEQPAAYELGPRVDDNGVARRFTVRQRVRARLARAMYGPGTYVPKATPEEYRALHSGWHESERVD is encoded by the coding sequence ATGAGCGAGAGCAGCGCGCGACGGGAACCACCGCCGAAGAGCGGTGAACGCCTCGCGGACTGGGCGGACGGCCGGCTCGGCATCTACCAGCTGGCCAAGTCCCAGATGCGGAAGGTCTTTCCCGACCACTGGTCGTACATGTTCGGTGAGATCTGCCTGTACAGCTTCATCATCCTCATACTCACCGGCACGTACCTGACGTTCTTCTTCAAACCCACCGCCGCCGAAGTCGTCTACAACGGCAGCTACGAACCACTCAAGGGCATCCTCGTCTCCAAGGCGTACGACTCGACCCTGCACATCAGCATGGAAGTGCGCGGCGGCCTGCTGATCCGGCAGATCCACCACTGGGCCGCGCTCGTCTTCGTCGCCGCGATGCTCGCGCACATGATGCGCGTGTTCTTCACCGGCGCGTTCCGCAAGCCGCGCGAGGTCAACTGGCTGTTCGGCTGGACCCTGCTGATGCTCGGCATCGTCACCGGCCTCACCGGCTACTCGCTGCCCGACGACCTGCTCTCCGGAACCGGTCTGAAGTTCGCGCACGGCGCGATCCTGTCGGTGCCGGTCGTGGGAACGTACCTGGCGTACTTCCTGTTCGGCGGCGACTTCCCCGGCGACGACTTCATCGCCCGGCTCTACCCCGTCCACATCCTGCTGCTGCCGGGCATCATGCTGGGCCTGGTCGCGGCCCATCTGATCCTGGTCTTCTACCACAAGCACACCCAGTTCGCGGGCCCCGGACGCAGCGAGAAGAACGTCGTCGGCGCCCCCTTCATGCCGATCTACATGGCGAAGGCGGGCGGCTTCTTCTTCGTGGTCTTCGGCGTCCTCGCGCTCATGGGCGCCGTCGCCACCATCAACCCGGTGTGGGCCTTCGGGCCGTACCGTACGGACCTCGTCACCACCGGCGCCCAGCCCGACTGGTACCTGGGCTTCTCCGAGGGACTGATCCGGGTGATGCCGGGATGGGAGATCAACGCCTGGGGCCACACCCTCGCCCTCGGCGTGTTCATCCCGTTCTCGCTGTTCCCGCTGATCATGATGCTGATCGCCGTGTACCCGTTCCTGGAGGCCTGGGTCACCGGCGACCGGCGCGAGCACCACGTCAGCCAGCGGCCGCGGAACCATCCGGTCAGGACCGGCCTCGGCGTGGCCTGGCTGGTGCTGTACGCGGTGCTGCTGATCGGCGGCGGCAACGACATCGTGGCGACCCATCTGCGGCTGTCCATCAACGCCATCACCTGGACGGTCCGGATCGGCTTCTTCGTCGCGCCCGTCCTCGCCTTCGTCGTCACCAGGCGGATCTGCAACGGGCTCCAGCGCCGCGACCGCGAGAAGGCGCTGCACGGCCGCGAGTCCGGCATCATCAAGCGGCTGCCGCACGGCGAGTACATCGAGGTCCACGAGCCGCTGACCCGGGCCGAGCTGTACACGCTGAACGCGCATGAGCAGCCCGCCGCCTACGAGTTGGGGCCACGCGTCGACGACAACGGAGTGGCGCGGCGGTTCACCGTGCGGCAGCGGGTGCGGGCTCGTCTTGCCCGGGCGATGTACGGGCCCGGTACCTATGTGCCGAAGGCGACGCCCGAGGAGTATCGGGCGCTGCACTCGGGATGGCACGAGTCGGAACGCGTGGACTGA
- a CDS encoding FadR/GntR family transcriptional regulator, translated as MSEPVQPTLVQRTIGRIERAIESGEWAVGDRIPAEGRLVEALGVGRNTVREAVRALCHTGLLEARRGDGTYVRAASDLNAALQRRLRRAELKHVLQVRLAIEREAAPAAAVHRGEDDLARILSALLARRRAQESGDAAAYVDADLEFHRAIVAASGNPLMAELYESLAEAVRDSIASLRPSWAPELPGACAHEDLADAIARRDPDAATKAAWAHTQTVEAAMERMGEREGE; from the coding sequence TTGTCCGAACCAGTACAGCCGACCCTGGTCCAGCGGACCATCGGACGCATCGAGCGCGCCATCGAGAGCGGCGAATGGGCCGTGGGCGACCGCATCCCGGCGGAGGGCCGCCTCGTCGAGGCGCTCGGCGTGGGGCGCAACACCGTGCGCGAGGCGGTGCGCGCGCTGTGCCACACCGGCCTCCTCGAGGCGCGGCGCGGCGACGGTACGTACGTCCGCGCGGCCAGCGACCTCAACGCCGCTCTCCAGCGCCGCCTGCGCCGGGCCGAGCTGAAGCACGTCCTCCAGGTGCGCCTGGCCATCGAGCGCGAGGCGGCACCGGCCGCCGCCGTCCACCGCGGCGAGGACGACCTGGCCCGCATCCTGTCCGCCCTCCTCGCCCGGCGCCGCGCCCAGGAGAGCGGCGACGCGGCCGCCTACGTCGACGCGGACCTGGAGTTCCACCGCGCCATCGTCGCCGCGAGCGGCAACCCCCTCATGGCCGAGCTGTACGAGTCCCTCGCCGAGGCCGTACGCGACAGCATCGCCTCGCTGCGCCCGAGCTGGGCACCGGAGCTCCCCGGCGCCTGCGCCCACGAGGACCTCGCCGACGCCATCGCCCGCCGCGACCCCGACGCGGCGACCAAGGCCGCCTGGGCCCACACCCAGACCGTGGAGGCGGCCATGGAGCGGATGGGGGAGCGGGAGGGGGAGTGA
- a CDS encoding serine hydrolase domain-containing protein: MSDTSGLAGVLAPHVGTGPVPGAVGLVARGGEVEVAVVGHADAEGTAPLARDSIFRIASITKPIVAAAVMTLVEDGRLALDSPVAHWLPELASPNVVLDPAGPVEDVVPAARPVTVEDLLTFRAGWGFASDFSLPVMQLLFPLMDPHQPQRLPEPDTWLAALARVPLLHQPGEAWLYNTCSDIQGVLIARVTGTSLPDYLAERIFTPLGMKDTGFEVPAAARARFTSQYVPTPDGGRELVDTPDGQWSGLPAFPSGAGGLVSTADDWWAFARMLLSGGGPVLSAESVRLMTTNHLTDGQRAASELFTEGQGWGFGGSVDVEPREKWQVPGRYGWVGGTGTAAHLTPSTGAVTVLLTQLAMSGPTPPQIMRDFWAYAA, translated from the coding sequence ATGAGCGACACCAGTGGGCTGGCGGGCGTACTCGCACCGCATGTCGGGACGGGCCCGGTGCCGGGCGCCGTGGGCCTGGTGGCCCGGGGCGGCGAGGTCGAGGTGGCGGTCGTCGGCCACGCGGACGCCGAGGGCACCGCCCCGCTCGCGCGGGACTCGATCTTCCGGATCGCCTCGATCACCAAGCCGATCGTGGCGGCCGCCGTCATGACCCTGGTCGAGGACGGGCGGCTCGCGCTGGACTCGCCGGTCGCGCACTGGCTGCCGGAGCTGGCCTCGCCGAACGTGGTCCTCGACCCGGCGGGGCCGGTCGAGGACGTGGTGCCCGCAGCCCGCCCGGTGACCGTCGAGGACCTGCTGACGTTCCGCGCGGGGTGGGGCTTCGCGTCGGACTTCTCGCTGCCCGTGATGCAGCTCCTGTTCCCGCTCATGGATCCCCACCAGCCGCAGCGGCTGCCCGAGCCGGACACCTGGCTGGCGGCGCTGGCCCGGGTGCCGCTGCTGCACCAGCCGGGCGAGGCCTGGCTCTACAACACGTGCTCGGACATCCAGGGCGTCCTGATCGCGCGGGTCACCGGCACCTCGCTGCCCGACTATCTGGCCGAGCGGATCTTCACGCCGCTCGGCATGAAGGACACCGGCTTCGAGGTGCCGGCCGCCGCGCGCGCCCGCTTCACGAGCCAGTACGTCCCCACGCCCGACGGCGGCCGCGAACTGGTCGACACGCCGGACGGCCAGTGGAGCGGCCTGCCCGCGTTCCCCTCCGGCGCGGGCGGGCTCGTCTCCACGGCCGACGACTGGTGGGCGTTCGCCCGGATGCTGCTCTCCGGCGGCGGTCCGGTGCTCTCCGCCGAGTCGGTGCGGCTGATGACGACGAACCATCTGACGGACGGGCAGCGCGCGGCGAGCGAGCTGTTCACCGAGGGGCAGGGCTGGGGCTTCGGGGGCTCGGTGGACGTGGAGCCGCGCGAGAAGTGGCAGGTGCCGGGGCGGTACGGGTGGGTGGGCGGTACCGGTACCGCCGCGCATCTGACTCCGTCGACCGGGGCGGTGACGGTTCTGCTGACCCAGCTGGCGATGAGCGGGCCGACGCCGCCGCAGATCATGCGGGACTTCTGGGCCTACGCCGCGTAG